The genome window ACTTGGCGTCAAAGGGGTCAAGGCCGGCTGCGAGTCCGGCGAATGCGGCGCCTGCACGGTCCTGGTCGACGGCCAGCCCGTCAACAGCTGTCTGATCCTGGCGGCGCGTTGTGACGGCAAGAGCGTGCTCACCGTGGAGGGTCTCCGGGCCAATCCCCAGATGGCTATCCTGGAACAGGCTTTCCTCGAGAAAGGGGCCGTTCAATGCGGGTTTTGCTCCCCCGGGATGATCATCTCGGCCCACAGCCTGCTTCAGAAGTCACCGCACCCGACGGAGGATGAGGTCCGGGAAGCCATCTCGGGTAACCTCTGCCGATGCACCGGATACGCCAAGATCG of Bacillota bacterium contains these proteins:
- a CDS encoding (2Fe-2S)-binding protein, whose product is MTYPIKLVVNGRKFSPRVEGDETLLHLLREKLGVKGVKAGCESGECGACTVLVDGQPVNSCLILAARCDGKSVLTVEGLRANPQMAILEQAFLEKGAVQCGFCSPGMIISAHSLLQKSPHPTEDEVREAISGNLCRCTGYAKIVEAILAAARRMGEVET